The region TGCCGTGCAAAACCTGATCGCCGGCCCGCTCGACCAGCGCGCGCTGGAAGACGCCACGCGCAGCCTGAAGGAAGTCATCTACAAGCAGGGCCAGCTCAAGCACAGCCTGTCCGACGTCAAGCTGACGGTCAAGAACATGATGATGACCTTCATCGACCGCCTGGGACAAGTGGCGGCCAGCACGGGCGACTTCCATGAAAAGATCGGCGGCTATTCGGAAAAGATCAGCCAGGCGGAAAATATCAGCGAACTGAACAGCGTTCTCGACGAAGTCCTGCGCGAAACGCGCATGGTGCAGAACGAAGCCTTGCGCGCGCGCGACAAGATGGTGCTGGCGCGCCAGGAAGTGCAGGATGCGGAACAGCGCATCCACACGCTGGAAGCAAAGCTCCAGCATATGAGCGAGCTGGTGCGGGAAGACCAGCTGACGGGCAGCCTGAACCGGCGTGGCCTGGACGACGTGTTCGAGCGCGAGACGGCCCGCTCCGACCGCCGCGGCACGCCGCTGTGCATCGCCATGCTGGACCTCGACGATTTCAAGCGCCTGAACGACACCTACGGCCACCTGGCCGGCGATGCGGCGCTGAAACACCTGGTCAAAATCGTCAAGGAAACCCTGCGCTCGATGGACGTCATCGCCCGCTTCGGCGGCGAGGAGTTCCTCATCCTGCTGCCGGAAACGACGGTCGAGGCCGCCTCGTCGACGATGACGCGCTTGCAGCGCGAACTGACCCGGCATTTCTTCCTGCACGACAACGAAAAAGTCTTGATCACCTTTTCCGCCGGCGTGGCCCTGCGCCTGCCCAACGAAGACCAGGCCGAACTGGTCAAGCGCGCCGACCGCGCCATGTACCAGGCCAAGCAAACGGGCAAGAACCGCGTGGTGGTGGCGGACTGAACCCTGGCGCTTCGCCGCATGCCGTCCCGCCACCCGGCCGGACGGCATTTTTTATGGCAAAAACAATAACATCCTTCCCTCTCCGGCGCCCCGCCAACCTCCGCAACATATAAAAATAAAACTATTTTTGCCCTCAAGTTTCCTTAAATCCTGTCGTCTAGCGCGCTGCCAGCCACAAACTGAAGGGCTAAAAATTAAAATTTAAAGCACTTTTCGCCATAAATTTTCCCGCAGAGCAACCGTTACCCTAAACAACAGCGGCTTGATTGTCCCGGAACAGCGGGGCAGGCCAAAGTGACTAGCACATAGCGCAATGTAGTACCTGTTTGGAGAATTATCATGGCTGCAGTAATTAATACCAACATCTCGTCCCTGAATTCGCAACGCAATCTGTCGACCTCGCAGTCGGCCCTGAGCACCTCGCTGCAACGCCTGTCCTCCGGCATGCGCATCAACAGCGCCAAGGATGACGCCGCTGGTCTGGCAATTTCCGACCGTATGACGTCGCAAATCCGCGGCATGACCCAAGCCACCCGCAATGCAAACGACGGCGTCTCGCTGGCTCAAACGGCTGAAGGCGCGTTGGCAAGCTCGGGCGACATCCTGCAACGTATCCGCGAACTGGCAGTTCAATCGTCGAACGCCACCAACTCGTCGAGCGACCGTCAGGCGCTGCAAACCGAGGTAGGCCAGCTGGGTTCGGAACTGAACCGTATCGCCCAAACCACCTCGTTCAACGGCCAGGCGCTGCTGGACGGCACCATGGGTACGGCCAACTTCCAGGTCGGCGCAGATGCCAATCAGCTGATTTCCGCCAGCGGCGCGAACTTCCTGACCAACACCTACGGCAACAACCGTATCGCCAACGATGCATCGGCTGTCAAGAAAGATGCCGTCGGTAATGCAGTTGTCGGCAAGCTGACGATTTCCGGCTCCATTGGCACCACGACCGTCGACACGACGGCCGCCGTCGCCGAAACGGCACCAGGTGCAGGCGATGCCATCAAAGGCAGCACGGCCAAATCCGTCGCCGCCGACATCAACAGCCAAACGGCGAAAACGGGCGTGACGGCAACGGCACAAACGGACGTCAACCTGAACCTGGGCGCCGAATCGTATTCGTTCTCCATCGGCTCGGATAACGCCAAGGGCGTCACCGTATCGTTTGCCGTCAGCGGCACCGCATCGACCGCAGCCGACTATGCCGCAGGCATCAACGCCATCAATGCCCAAACGGCAAAGACCGGCGTGACCGCCCAGTACGACAGCGTCAACAAGGGCATGAAGCTGACGAATGCATC is a window of Janthinobacterium rivuli DNA encoding:
- a CDS encoding flagellin, whose amino-acid sequence is MAAVINTNISSLNSQRNLSTSQSALSTSLQRLSSGMRINSAKDDAAGLAISDRMTSQIRGMTQATRNANDGVSLAQTAEGALASSGDILQRIRELAVQSSNATNSSSDRQALQTEVGQLGSELNRIAQTTSFNGQALLDGTMGTANFQVGADANQLISASGANFLTNTYGNNRIANDASAVKKDAVGNAVVGKLTISGSIGTTTVDTTAAVAETAPGAGDAIKGSTAKSVAADINSQTAKTGVTATAQTDVNLNLGAESYSFSIGSDNAKGVTVSFAVSGTASTAADYAAGINAINAQTAKTGVTAQYDSVNKGMKLTNASGENIALTQGTTANVKFDVDGYKADGKVQAAATSIITAADAATVNGRVTFDSQNSFSVTETTTTGLAIGKATAQGSTLNSVSTLDVTTFDGAQLALKIADAALATVNGQRAQYGALQSRFSSAISNLQSTTENLSASRSRIVDTDFASETANMTRGQILQQAGTAMLAQANSLPNGVLSLLRG
- a CDS encoding diguanylate cyclase; protein product: MNPADIAREAFRRLATRRIAPTPSAYRDIYNEIAGISEPAETPATPGAVLAASAPTESGAENVLTQFAAKMSESAGELGDFGRRFQRALKARDWDSYARTLAQLAEKQVKKGGGIELPPLPDGEQTRTLRELLSRTLGFAVATLLTGTPALVEEAESLGAAIKLAHTEEALNEAALRLKQLCYQIELKSGDTAEQQELLLRLFKLLLDNVSQLLDDDSWLRGQVDAVQNLIAGPLDQRALEDATRSLKEVIYKQGQLKHSLSDVKLTVKNMMMTFIDRLGQVAASTGDFHEKIGGYSEKISQAENISELNSVLDEVLRETRMVQNEALRARDKMVLARQEVQDAEQRIHTLEAKLQHMSELVREDQLTGSLNRRGLDDVFERETARSDRRGTPLCIAMLDLDDFKRLNDTYGHLAGDAALKHLVKIVKETLRSMDVIARFGGEEFLILLPETTVEAASSTMTRLQRELTRHFFLHDNEKVLITFSAGVALRLPNEDQAELVKRADRAMYQAKQTGKNRVVVAD